A DNA window from Nitrospirota bacterium contains the following coding sequences:
- a CDS encoding BON domain-containing protein, with amino-acid sequence MRRLLCIFLAVFIMCTTGCASLTGRTAGEIVDDASITTTINAHIVREPSLNYLKINVDSFRGNVTLTGVVPDRDAEKRIIDISTEVSGVKSVKSNLRVEPYHK; translated from the coding sequence TTGAGACGATTACTGTGCATATTTCTTGCGGTTTTCATTATGTGCACCACAGGATGTGCATCCCTGACAGGGAGAACAGCCGGTGAGATAGTAGACGATGCTTCCATTACGACAACTATCAATGCCCATATTGTCAGAGAACCGTCCCTTAATTACCTCAAGATCAATGTTGACTCGTTCAGGGGAAATGTCACACTTACAGGTGTTGTTCCGGACAGGGACGCAGAAAAAAGAATCATTGACATATCTACAGAAGTAAGTGGTGTGAAGTCGGTAAAGAGCAATCTACGTGTTGAACCATATCACAAATAA